The genomic region CGAGGGCGCACGCATGCTGTACATCCACCCGGACGAATGCGTGGACTGCGGTGCCTGCGAACCGGTGTGCCCGGTCGAAGCCATCTACTACGAGGACGACGTTCCCGACCAGTGGAGCGGCTACACGCAGATCAACGCCGACTTCTTCGCCGAACTCGGCTCGCCCGGCGGCGCGTCGAAGGTGGGCCAGACCGACAACGACCCCGAGCCGGTCAAGAGCATGCCGCCGCAAGGTGAGGACTGACGACGGCTCGTCAAGAGCTTCGGCAGCCACGTAGCGCTTCGCTGCCGGTGTTCCCGTGGGACACCCTGGCCGAGGTGACCGCGCTCGCCCGAGCGCACCCCGACGGCATCGTCGACCTGTCCGTGGGCACCCCCGTGGACCCGGTCGCGCCGGTGATCCGCGACGCTCTCGCGGCGGCCAGCGGGTCGCCGGGTTACCCGGCGACAGCCGGCACCCCCGCGTTGCGGGAGTCGGCCGTGACCGCTTTGGCCAGGCGCTACGGCGTCACCGGCGTGCCGAATGAGGCTGTGCTGCCCGTCATCGGCACCAAGGAGCTCATCGCGTGGCTGCCGACGCTGCTCGGACTGGGCGCCGAGGACGTCGTCGTGGTGCCCGAACTCGCCTACCCGACATACGAAGTGGGCGCGCAGCTGGCCGGTGCGCAGGTGGTCCGGGCCGACTCGCTGACCCAACTCGGTCCGCAGACACCGGCGCTGGTCTACCTCAACTCGCCCAGCAACCCGACCGGCAAGGTGCTCGGCGTCGACCATCTGCGCAAGGTCGTCGGCTGGGCCCGCGATCGAGGTGTCGTGGTGGCCTCCGACGAGTGCTATCTGGGCCTGGGCTGGGACGCCGACCCGCTGTCGGTGCTGCACCCCACGGTCTGCGACGGTGACCACACCGGCCTGTTGGCCGTGCACTCACTGTCGAAGACGTCGTCGCTGGCGGGCTACCGGGCGGGTTTCGTGGCCGGCGACGCGGCCGTGATCGCCGAGTTGCTGGCCGTGCGCAAGCACGCGGGGATGATGGTGCCGACGCCCGTGCAGGCCGCGATGGTCGCCGCGCTGGACGACGACGAACACGAACGCCGCCAGCGCGCCCGCTATGCGCGGCGACGCGATGCGCTGCTGCCCGCCCTGCGTTCGGTCGGCCTGACGGTCGACGACTCCGAGGCCGGGCTGTATGTCTGGGCGACGCGCGGTGAGCCGTGCCGGGAGACGGTGGCCTGGCTGGCCAGCTTCGGGATCCTGGTCGCGCCCGGCGACTTCTACGGACCCCGGGGCGGCGAGCATGTTCGTGTCGCGCTGACCGCGAACGACGAGCGGATCGCCGCTGCGGCGCAACGCTTGTCGTCATGACGTCGCGCGCAAGCTCAACGACAGCAGCAGCCGCACGTCGGGGTCTGTGAGCGAGGTCGACAACAGCTGTTCGGCGCGGCGCACGCGATAGCGAACGGTGTTGGGGTGCACATGCAGTCGGCCCGCCACGGCGGCGACGTCACCGAACCCGTCGAGGTAGGCCTGCAATGTATCGGCCAGTGTCGGTTCATGGTCCCGCAATTCGCGCACCCTCGGGTCCAACAGCCGTTCGTTGGCGCTCATCATTGTCACGATCTCGTCGATCAGCACCGCGGTTCGGGCTTCGGCCACCGACGTCACCTCGCCGAACGCGACGGGGTGGCGCTCGGCACTGTCCAGCACCCGGTCCACCTCCACGCGGGCGGATGCCGCAGCGCCCAGACCCGCCACCGGCGCCGCGATCACGGCCCGCAGCGCCACGCCGAGTTCGGCGTGCAGGGTAGCGACCGTACCGCGCAACCACGAAGTCACTGAGGCGGTGCGGTTGGTCTGGGGCAGCAGCACATACACCCGCGATCCGTCGGAGACGACCGAGGCGTCGCTGCGAAAAGCGCTGGCGCTCAGGGCCAGGACGTCGGCGAGACGGCCATGCTCGGCGGGGGTGTCGAATCCGATCACCGCGGCCCTGCCGTCGGCGACGACACCGAGTTCGCGAGCGGCCGCCGCGACATCGACTTCTCCGTCGGTCAGGCCCAGCACCTCCTGTGCCCGCAACGTGTGAGTGGAGGGGGCCGTCGCCAGTCGCGACATGATCCGCGCCGCCAGTACCGCGGCGCCGCGCAGGATCTCACCGGCATCGTCGGACAGTGGCCGAGAGCCCTGCTGCAGCCAGATGGTCCCCACGAACTCCGGTGGCCGACGTCGATCGACGGCAGCCCGATGTATTCCGATGGCGAGCCGGGGCTGTAGCCCGAGTTCGGGGCGGGCGGCCACCGGGACGACCTCGTCGCTGCTGCGCAAAGCGTCGAAAATGCCCCACTGGCTGAGCCATTCGAGATGCTCGGGCGGTCCGGCCCGACCCAGAATCGAGAGCCGTCGCAGTTCGTCGGCCTCGTCGTTGGAGGGAGAGTACGCCAGTACGTGAGACTGGGCGTCCTCGATGCTGACCATGCCGCGCACCCGGTCGGCGATCGACTGCGCCAACGCGAACAGGTCTGTGCCGGAGTCCTGCCACGAGTCGACGCGGTCGCGGTGGTGCTCGAAGACGTGGTTGACCAATCGGTACAGCCGCTCCCAGCGAGCCCGCGGATCCACCGAGACGACCGCGATGCCCGCCGCAGTCGCCCGCGCGATCACCGCATCGGAAGGCCCTTTGGCGAAGATGGCCGCGGGCGTGCCGGCATGCCGGTCAAGCCAGCGCAGCGCCTCGGCATCGGTGAGACCCAGCAGGAAGAACGCATCGGCCGACCCGGCCGCGGGCGCCAGGCCCAGTCGGACATCGTCGGAGTCGATCAGCGCGGCGGAGGCGACCGGAACATCCAGGCCGCGCGGCGCCCGCACCAACCCGACCAGCGTCGCGTCCAGCGCCAGCAGCAGCCGACCCAGGGTGACGCCGCCACCTCGCATTCGGCCGATTCTACTAACACCTGCCGAGCGGTTTGTCCGAACGGCCAAAGTCCTGGCGATCGGGTCCGGTCATCCTGGGTGGATGGATGCCATCACCGCGGTACCGATGCCGGTCAACGAGCCGGTTCGTGACTACGCGCCCGGTTCGGGTGAGCGAGCCCGGCTCATCGCGGCCCTGAACTCGGTCGAAGCAACCGATCTGCCGCACGTGATCGGCGGCAGGCACCGCATGGGTGACGGCGCCCGTGTCGCGGTGGTTGCGCCGCACCGCCACACCGCGCGACTCGGCACCCTCGCCAACGCCACGCACGCCGATGCTTCGGCCGCGATCGAGGCCGCGGTCGCCGCGAAGGCGGATTGGGAGAACACCCCGTTCGACGAGCGCGCCGCGGTGTTCCTGCGCGCCGCCGACCTGCTGGCCGGACCCTGGCGGGAGAGACTGTGCGCGGCGACCATGCTCGGTCAGTCGAAGTCGGCGTACCAGGCCGAGATCGACGCGGCATGCGAACTCATCGACTTCTGGCGGTTCAACGTCGCCTTCGCCCGCGTCCTGCTGGCCCAGCAGCCGATCAGCGTGCCCGGCGTCTGGAACCGGACCGACTACCGGCCCCTCGAAGGCTTCGTCTACGCCATCACGCCGTTCAACTTCACCGCGATCGCCGGCAACCTGCCGACTGCGCCCGCGCTCATGGGCAACACCGTGGTGTGGAAACCGTCGCCGACGCAGACGTTCGCCGCATACCTCACCATGCAACTGCTCGAGGCGGCGGGCCTGCCGCCGGGCGTCATCAACCTGCTGACCGGTGACGGGATCGCCGTATCGGAGGTGGCGCTGGCCGATCCGCGGCTGGCCGGCATCCACTTCACCGGATCGACGACGACCTTCCAGCACCTGTGGCGAGAGGTCGGCACCCGCATCGACCGCTATCGCACATACCCGCGACTCGTAGGGGAGACGGGCGGCAAGGACTTCGTCGTGGCGCACCGCAGCGCGCGTCCGGAAGTGTTGTCCACTGCGCTGATTCGGGGCGCATTCGACTACCAGGGCCAGAAGTGCTCGGCCGCCTCGCGGGCCTTCGTCCCGCGCTCGGTGTGGCAGCAGATGGGCGACGACTTCCTGTCGGCCACCGAATCGCTGCGGTACGGCGACGTGGCCGACCTCACCAACTTCGGTGGCGCCCTCATCGACCAGCGCGCATTTGCGAAGAACGTCACGGCCATCGAACGGGCGAAGAGCGCGTCGCACGTGACGATCGCGGTCGGCGGTGAGTACGACGACAGCGAAGGCTATTTCGTTCGGCCAACGGTCCTGCTGTCCGACGACCCGACCGACGAGGCGTTCGGCACCGAATACTTCGGCCCGATCCTCGCGGTGCACGTCTACCCCGATGACGACTACGACCGCGTCCTGGACCTCGTCGACAGCGGGGCGGCGTACGCGCTGACCGGCGCGGTGATCGCCGACGACCGCGCCGCCGTGCTGGCCGCCCAGCGGCGCCTGCGCCACGCCGCGGGCAACTTCTACGTCAACGACAAGCCCACCGGCGCCGTGGTGGGCCAGCAGCCATTCGGCGGGTCGCGGGCCTCGGGCACCAACGACAAGGCCGGATCGGCGCTGAACCTGTTGCGGTGGACGTCGGCGCGGTCGATCAAGGAGACGTTCGTGCCGCCTACCCATCACGACTACCCGCACATGGAGACATGACGTGGGCCTCTTCGAGCGGTTCGCACGCCCGATGATTCTGGCCGCAGGCAGACGCGAGGGTCTGCGCCGGGCGGCCGAGCGGCTGCCCCTGACCCGCGAGGTCGTGCACCGGTTCGTCCCCGGTGACACGGTGGACGACGCACTCGACTCCGTTGCCGCGCTTCGCTATTCGGGACGGCTGGTCTCGATCGACTACCTCGGCGAGGACGTCACCGACGCCGGGGCCGCGGATCGAACGGTCGGGGCCTACCTCGAGCTTCTCAGCGCACTGGCGCGCCGGGACGAGCCGGCGACCGATGTCCGGCCTTTGGAGGTGTCGCTGAAGCTGTCGGCGCTCGGTCAGGCGCTGCCGCGTGACGGGGACAAGATCGCCCTGGAGAACGCACACGTCATCTGTGAGCGGGCGCAGCGCGCCGGTGTCTGGGTGACGGTCGACGCCGAGGACCACACCACCACCGATTCCACCCTCTCGATCGTGCGCGACCTGCGCACCGAATTCGATTGGCTGGGCGCGGCTCTGCAGGCCTACCTGCGGCGGACCGAGGCCGACTGCCTCGACTTCGCCGGGTCGCGCGCGCGCATCCGGTTGTGTAAGGGCGCCTACGACGAACCCGCATCGGTGGCCTACCGCGACCGCGACGACGTGACCGACTCCTACCTGCGCTGCCTGCAGGTGCTGATGGCCGGGGGCGGCTACCCGATGGTGGCCTCGCACGATCCGGCCGTCATCGCGGCGGTACCGGCGATCGCCGCCCAGAACGGTCGTGGCCGAGCGGATCTGGAGTACCAGATGCTCTACGGCATCCGCGACGCCGAACAGCGCAGGCTGGCCGATGCGGGCCACCAGGTGCGGGTCTACCTGCCCTTCGGCACGCAGTGGTACGGCTACTTCGTCCGCAGGCTCGCCGAGCGGCCCGCGAACCTGATGTTCTTCGGCCGGGCGCTCGTCGAGAACCGGCGCTGGGACTAAGCCGGGCGTGCCCCGACGGGCATCACCACCGTGCCGCGGCACGGCCCGGACAGGATCTCGGTGTGCCACGTCCCGAACAGGGTGCCGTCGAGGTCGGGCGCGTAGAACACCCGCGAGCGCGCGGGAGCGTACTCGCGGGGCAGCCCGTCACCGCGGAAGCACTCCCACTGCCAGTTGTAGGCGTACTGCCATCGTGACCCGTCCCAGGTGTACCGGATCGGTTGCGGGATGGACGGATTGCCGGGCGCGGGCCCGTCGACGACAGTGGCCACGCACAAGCCGCTCGAGCAGTCGGTGGCCAGTGTGTATTGCGCGCTGAAGTCCGGCTCGCGCTGCGCTGCCGCCACGCTGGTGCCCATCTTCTCCGATGCATACGTGATGATCTGATAGCGCCCGTTCCACCCCGGGTCCGCCGCGTCGGCCGACGGCGACGCCGAAAGGCCGGTGGCTGCAACGCACGACGTGCCGAGCAGCACAGCCAGGAGTCGACGGACAGACATGAGTCGGACGGTAGTAGGCCGCAGCGCCGTAGCGCCCCGCGACACGGTCCGCTCCCGGCTACGAGACGGTCACGGGTTGGTATCGGCGAACGAATGATGTTCGTGGGTAACGACCCAGCGCCCGTCACGTTTGCGCAATCCGATGGTCAGGCGCAGCCGGTTGTCCGGGTCGGCTGCCAGGTCGACGGGCTTGCCGCAGCGCAGCAGCGTCCACGCGAACGCCACGTCGGTACCTGTGGTGACCTGCAGTTCCTCGATCTCGAACACCGCGCCCTGGCGCTGCCATTCGAAGAACGGCGGCCACGACTGCCGGTACTGTTCGAGTCCCCGGTTGCCGCGGTGCGGCGGGGGTACGTCGAACATGACGATATCCGGATCATGGTCGGCCAGAACAGCACTCAGATCACCGGTGTGTACGGCATCGGTCCACTTGGCGATGAGTTCCCGGATGGCTGCTTCGTCACTCATGAAGGAATAGACCATCACCGGGTCCGGAATTCATCGCCGTTCATCGAGCAACAGCAGTGCCCATGCGGCGATCGACTGCGCGTCGGTGATCTCGCCGGAGCGCATCATCTGCTCGACCTGCCGTCGGGTGAACCACTCGCTGTGCATGTCCTGCTCTTCGTGCTCACGGTCGTGGTCACCCTCGGTGAGGCCGGTCGCCAGGAACACCCAGCCGCGCTGACTGCTCATCCCGGGCGCGACGTCGAGCAGCCCAAGGAGGGCGTAGTCGCTGGCGTGCAAGCCGGTTTCCTCGCGGAGTTCGCGCGCCGCGAGGTCGACGGGCTCGAGCTGCTCCTGGTCGGGAGCGGTGCCCTGCGGAAACTCCCACCGCCGCAGGCCCAGTGGGTAGCGGAACTGCTCGACCAGCCGGATCCGGTCGCCGTCACACGCGATCACGAGCGCGTAGTTCGGCTTGTCGACGACGGCGTAGACCCCGTCGCTGCCGTCGGGGCGGCGGATGTCGTCCTCACGCAGCGTCAGCCAGTTGTTCCGGTAGACCTGCCGCGACGCAAGCGCAACGATGTGGTTCACGCGCCCAGTATCGCCGAGCCGGTTGTGGGTAATGTCGCTGGTTATGCTGCTGGCTTCGCTGAACCCCGCCGCGGTCGCGGGCGGCGCCGACATCGACGACGCGGTGCGCATCGACGGTGCGACGCTGAGCCGCAGCGATCTGGTGGGCGCGGCCACCTCGGTCGCCGAGCGGGTCGCGGGCGCGCGTCGGGTCGCGGTGCTGGCCTCGCCGACCGCCACGACCGTGCTCGCGGTGACGGGCTGTCTGATCGCCGGTGTACCCGTCGTGCCGGTGCCCGCGGATGTCGGGGCTGCCGAGCGCAGGCACATCCTGACCGACTCCGGTGCGCAGGCCTGGCTGGGGGACAAGCCGGTGGACACCGACGGCCTGCAGCACGTGCCGGTGCGGCTGCACGCCCGCTCGTGGCACCGCTACGCCGAACCGCCTGCCGAGTCGACGGCCCTGATCATCTACACCTCCGGCACGACGGGCCCGCCCAAGGGTGTCGTTCTGAGTCGCGGTGCGATCGCTGCCGACATCGACGCGCTCGCCGAGGCGTGGCAGTGGACCCCCGGCGACACCCTGGTGCACGGCCTACCGCTTTATCACGTGCACGGGCTGGTGCTGGGCCTGCTGGGTTCGCTGCGGGTGGGAAACCGGTTCGCGCACACCGGGAGACCGACGCCGCAGGCGTATGCGGCGGCCGGTGGATCGCTGTACTTCGGGGTGCCGACGGTGTGGTCACGGGTCGTCGACGACTCGGCGGCGGCAGCGGCGTTGGCGTCGGCCCGGCTGCTGGTATCGGGCAGCGCGCCGCTGCCGGTGCCGGTGTTCGACCGACTCGCCGAACTGACCGGGCACCGGCCGATCGAGCGCTACGGCACCACCGAGTCGCTGATTACCATCAGTACCCGCGCCGACGGCGAGCGCCGACCCGGCTGGGTGGGGTCACCCGTGCGCGGCGTTCAGACCCGACTCATCGGCGAGGACGGCGGCGAGGTCCCTCACGACGGAGACACCATCGGGCAGTTGCAGGTCCGCGGGCCCACGCTGTTCGACGGCTATCTGAATCGGCCCGACGCGACGGCCGAGGCGTTCGACGCCGACGGCTGGTATCGCACCGGCGACGTCGCGGTGATCGACGGCGACGGCATGCACCGGATCGTCGGCAGGGAGTCCGTCGACCTGATCAAGACGGGCGGCTTCCGGGTGGGTGCCGGTGAGATCGAGACGGCGCTGATGGGCCATCCCGGAGTGCGCGAGGTTGCCGTGGTGGGCGTCGCCGACGCGGACCTGGGCCAGCGCATCGTCGCGTTCGTCGTCGGTGACGCCGCTCCGGAAGCGCTGATCGAGTTTGTGGCCCATGAGCTTTCGGTACACAAGCGGCCGCGCGAGGTGAGGCTGGTCGACGAGTTGCCGCGCAACGCCATGGGCAAGGTACTCAAGAAGGAGCTGACACGATGACGCTCGCGTTCGACGAGATCTGCATCGACGCGCACGACGCCACCGCACTGGGCCGCTGGTGGGCGCAGGTGCTCGGCTGGAGACACGACGTCGACGACGACGGCGACGTGGTGCTGCACGCCCCGCCCGGTGCAGGCCCCAACTGGTTGTTCCTGGCCGTGCCCGACGACAAAGTCGTCAAGAACCGCATCCACTTCGACTTCCGGCCCGACGACCAGGCCGCCGAGGTGGAACGGGTGATCGGTCTGGGCGCCCGGCACGTCGACATCGGCCAGGGCGACGAGAGCTGGGTGGTGCTGGCCGATCCGGAGGGCAACGAATTCTGCATCCTGGCCGCCCACGCTTGAGGCACCCCCCTCCTGTTGCGCGAGCGTGCGTGTCTGTACACGACACGCCGCGCAAGTTGGGCACTTTCCGCACGCTCGTCGTGGTGTCAGCGTGCGTTCTTGCCGCCTGCGGCACAACCGAACCGCCGCCGCCACCCTCACCGCCGGTCGGCCAGGAACCGCTGCGCATCGGGCCGGCCGCCCAGGACACCGTCGGCGGCTGGCTGCCCGACGGGCGCACCCTGAGCCCGTTCGACGTCGACCATCCCATCGTGGGCTGGCTGGATCCCGCGCTGCGCACGGCGGTGCAGGACGCGGCCCGGCGCGCTGCGGCCGACGGCATCGAGATGCGCATCACGTCCGGCTGGCGGTCGAAGGGGTTCCAGGAGCGGCTGTTCGCCGACGGCGTCGCGACATACGGAAGTGTCGAGGCGGCAAGGGAATTCGTCGCCTCACCCGAGAAGTCGAAGCACATCACCGGCGAGGCCGTCGACATCGCGCCGTTCGCGGCCGACCGGTCATTGATCGCCAACGGCGCGCCATTCGGCCTGTGCCAGATCTATGCCAACGAGATCTGGCACTTCGAACTGGCCGCCGTCGACGGGCGCTGCCCGCCGTTGAAGCCCAACGCGGCGGCGGGGTGAGCACGCTCAGGCAGTGGCGAGCGTGCGCGAACTGCTGAAACTTCGCGGCGTGTCTTGTGCAAACACGCACGCTCGCGCAATACCCGGTCAGTTCTGGTGCAGCGCCTCGTTGAGCGTGATGCCGGTGCCGTCGCGCTTGACCACCTCGACGGCCCCCGACACCGAATTGCGCCGGAACAGAAGGTTGTTAGCACCCGACAGCTCGCGTGCCTTGACGGTCTGGCCGTCCGCCGTCTGCACCTTGGTGCCTGCTGTGACATAGAGACCGGCCTCGACCACGCAGTCGTCGCCCAGCGAGATACCGAGCCCCGCATTGGCGCCCAGCAGACATCGCTCGCCGACCGAGATGACCTCGGTGCCGCCGCCAGACAGCGTTCCCATGATCGACGCGCCACCGCCGACGTCAGAACCGTCGCCCACCACGACGCCCGCGGAGATGCGGCCCTCGACCATCGACTTGCCGAGCGTGCCCGCGTTGTAGTTGACGAAGCCCTCGTGCATGACGGTGGTTCCCGCCGCGAGATGCGCACCCAGCCGCACGCGGTCGGCGTCGGCGACCCGCACACCCGGCGGCAGCACGTAGTCGACCATGCGCGGAAACTTGTCGACGCCGTAGACCGTCACCGGCCCGCGTCGACGCAGCCGGGCGCGCACCGACTCGAAGCCGTCCACCGCGCACGGCCCGTGATTGGTCCACACCACGTTGGTCAGCACGCCGAAGAAGCCGTCGGCGTTGAGCCCGTGCGGCGCCACCAAGCGGTGTGACAACAGGTGCAGCCGCAGGTAGGCGTCGTAGGCGTCGGTGGCCTTGTCGTCCAGCGATGCGATCGTGGTGCGAACGGCGACGACGTCGACGGCGCGGTCCTCGTCGCGGCCGGTCAGCGCACCCAGTTCCTCCGGAACCTCGGCGACGGACAACCGCACGGTGCCCGACGGCCCGTCGCCGTTCAACTCGGGCGCCGGAAACCACGTGTCGAGGACGGAGCCGTCGGCCGCGATGGTCGCCAGCCCGATACCTGAAGCAGAAGTCACGCGCGTCAGACTAACGTCAGCCCTGTGAGCCTCGACTTGCACGGCGACCCTGTAGCCTTGACCGCGGCGCTGGTCGACATCCCCAGCGAGTCGCGCGGGGAGCAACGCATCGCCGATGAGATCGAGGCGGCGCTGCGCGAGCAGACGAGCGGGTTCGAGGTCATCCGCAACGCCGACGCCGTCCTCGCCCGCACGAACCTGGGCCGCTCATCGCGGGTGCTGCTCGCCGGCCACATCGACACCGTCCCGGCGGCCGACAACCTGCCGAGCCGGCTGGCCGACGGTGTGCTGCACGGCTGCGGCACCTCGGACATGAAGTCCGGCGACGCGGTGTTTCTGCACCTCGCCGCCACCATTGCCGAGCCGGCGCACGACATCACGCTGGTGATGTACGACTGCGAGGAGATCGAGGCGTCGGCCAACGGTTTGGGCCGCATCGAATCGGAGTTGCCCGACTGGCTGCGCGCAGACGTGGCGATCCTCGGGGAACCGTCGGGCGGCTACATCGAGGCGGGCTGTCAGGGCACATTGCGCGTGATCGTAAGCGCCACCGGCACCCGCGCGCATTCCGCCCGATCCTGGCTGGGCGACAACGCGATTCACAAACTCGGCGAGGTCTTGGCGCGATTGTCGGCGTACCGGGCGCGCAGTGTGGAGATCGACGGCTGCACGTACCGGGAGGGGTTGTCCGCGGTGCGTGTCGACGGCGGCGTCGCGGGCAACGTCATTCCCGATGCGGCGTCGGTGACGGTGAACTTCCGCTTCGCGCCGGACCGCAGCGTCGACGACGCGCTCGCCCACGTGCACGACGTGCTCGACGGCCTCGACGTGCACATCGAGATGACCGATGCGGCGCCAGGGGCCTTGCCCGGCCTGACCGCACCGGCCGCCGCGGCGCTGGTCGAGGCCGCCGGTGGGCAGGTACGCGCGAAGTACGGGTGGACCGACGTGTCCCGGTTCGCCGCGCTGGGCATCCCGGCGGTGAATTACGGTCCGGGTGACCCGAATCTGGCCCACCGCGCCGACGAACGGGTCGACGTGGCCGCGATCACCGCTGCCGCCGATGTGCTGCGGCGCTATTTAACCGCTTGACGCCGCCCCTAACCTGAAGGCATGTGAGTCGACGACGCCGCCGGTGTCCCACCGGGTCGAGCCGTCCATTCGTGAATCCCACCTCGAGGCATTCCCTCTTGTGATTCACCCCGAGGCATTCCCTGGAGATCTCACATGTCTTCCATTGTCTGCTCCAACCTGTCGTTCGCCTGGCCGGGCGACTCCCCGCTCTTCGCCGGGCTCTCCTTCGCCGTCGGCGACGGTCGCACCGGCCTCGTCGCGCCGAACGGGGCCGGAAAGAGCGTGCTGCTGAGGCTGATCGCCGGTGAGCTGCCACCGGCGGCCGGCTCGATCACCGTCGACGGCACGCTCGGTTACCTGCCGCAGTCCTTGCCGTTCGCCGGCGACGCGACCGTGGCCGACGTGCTCGGAGCCGCGGCGGCCATCGAAGCCCTCGAAGCCCTGGCCGGCGGCGAGTTCGGTGACGCGGTCTTCGCCGCGATCGGCGACGACTGGGACATCGAGGCGCGCGCCCTGGCGCAATTCGACCGGCTCCGCCTTGGCCACATCACGCTCGACCGGCGGGTCGACTCGCTGTCCGGCGGCGAGATCGTCGCCATCGGCCTGGCCGGGCAACTGTTGAGGCGGCCCCGCGTCCTGCTGCTCGACGAGCCGACCAACAACCTCGACGCCGACGCTCGCCGCCGGCTCTACGCGGCGCTCGACGAGTTCACCGGCTGCCTGCTGCTCGTCAGCCACGATCGATCGCTGCTGGACCGGATGGACCGGATCGCCGAGCTTCGCGATGGCGAGATCCAGTTGTACGGAGGCGGTTTCACCGCCTATACCGAGGCGGTCGAGGACGCGCAGCGCACCGCAGCAGCCAAGGTGAGCAGTGCCGAGCAGCAACTCAGGCGGGAGAGACGCGACAGGCAACTGGCCCGCGAACGCGCCGCGCGGCGGTCGTCGACCGCAGCGCGCAACTCCAAGGACGCGGGCCTGCCGAAGATCGTCTCCGGAGCGATGAAGCGCCGCGCACAGGAATCGGCCGGGCGCATCGACGGCGTCAACGCCGCCAGGGTCGACGACGCCGCGTCCCGGGTCGCCGAGGCCGAGCGAATGCTGCGCGACGACGACGCCCTCACCCTCGACCTGCCCGATATCGAGGTACCCGCCGGGCGGAACCTGCTGACGTGCAGCGGTATTCGCGCCGTCGACGGCGGCAGGGTGTTGTTCGACGACGTCGACCTCGCCATCCGCGGCCCGGAGCGCATCGCGCTGACCGGTCGCAACGGGGCGGGCAAGTCGACCTTGCTGCGCATCTCGGCCGGGGCCGTGACGCCCGAATCGGGAACGGTTCAGCGAGCGCACGGCCGCGTGGCCTACCTGTCGCAGCGCCTCGACCTCCTCGACCCGCAGCGCACCGTCGCCGAGAGCCTGGCCGTGTCGGCGCCCGGCCTGACCACCACCCGCCGGATGCACCTGCTGGCCCAGTTCCTGTTCCGCGGCGATCGCGTCGACCTGCCGATCGGTGTCCTGTCCGGCGGTGAACGCTTGCGCGCCACGCTCGCGTGTGTGCTTCACGCCGAACCCGCGCCGCACCTGCTCCTGCTCGACGAACCCACCAACAACCTCGACCTGAGAAGCATCGGACAACTGCAATCGGCGCTTGGCGCGTACCGCGGCGCCCTGCTTGTCGTCAGCCACGACGAACGCTTTCTCGAGAGCGTCGACATCCGCCGCTGGCTGCGGTTATCCGATGGCCGGCTGGACGAATCA from Mycobacterium sp. IDR2000157661 harbors:
- a CDS encoding acyl-CoA synthetase, whose amino-acid sequence is MLLASLNPAAVAGGADIDDAVRIDGATLSRSDLVGAATSVAERVAGARRVAVLASPTATTVLAVTGCLIAGVPVVPVPADVGAAERRHILTDSGAQAWLGDKPVDTDGLQHVPVRLHARSWHRYAEPPAESTALIIYTSGTTGPPKGVVLSRGAIAADIDALAEAWQWTPGDTLVHGLPLYHVHGLVLGLLGSLRVGNRFAHTGRPTPQAYAAAGGSLYFGVPTVWSRVVDDSAAAAALASARLLVSGSAPLPVPVFDRLAELTGHRPIERYGTTESLITISTRADGERRPGWVGSPVRGVQTRLIGEDGGEVPHDGDTIGQLQVRGPTLFDGYLNRPDATAEAFDADGWYRTGDVAVIDGDGMHRIVGRESVDLIKTGGFRVGAGEIETALMGHPGVREVAVVGVADADLGQRIVAFVVGDAAPEALIEFVAHELSVHKRPREVRLVDELPRNAMGKVLKKELTR
- a CDS encoding VOC family protein encodes the protein MTLAFDEICIDAHDATALGRWWAQVLGWRHDVDDDGDVVLHAPPGAGPNWLFLAVPDDKVVKNRIHFDFRPDDQAAEVERVIGLGARHVDIGQGDESWVVLADPEGNEFCILAAHA
- a CDS encoding M15 family metallopeptidase, producing MSVHDTPRKLGTFRTLVVVSACVLAACGTTEPPPPPSPPVGQEPLRIGPAAQDTVGGWLPDGRTLSPFDVDHPIVGWLDPALRTAVQDAARRAAADGIEMRITSGWRSKGFQERLFADGVATYGSVEAAREFVASPEKSKHITGEAVDIAPFAADRSLIANGAPFGLCQIYANEIWHFELAAVDGRCPPLKPNAAAG
- the dapD gene encoding 2,3,4,5-tetrahydropyridine-2,6-dicarboxylate N-succinyltransferase, whose translation is MTRVTSASGIGLATIAADGSVLDTWFPAPELNGDGPSGTVRLSVAEVPEELGALTGRDEDRAVDVVAVRTTIASLDDKATDAYDAYLRLHLLSHRLVAPHGLNADGFFGVLTNVVWTNHGPCAVDGFESVRARLRRRGPVTVYGVDKFPRMVDYVLPPGVRVADADRVRLGAHLAAGTTVMHEGFVNYNAGTLGKSMVEGRISAGVVVGDGSDVGGGASIMGTLSGGGTEVISVGERCLLGANAGLGISLGDDCVVEAGLYVTAGTKVQTADGQTVKARELSGANNLLFRRNSVSGAVEVVKRDGTGITLNEALHQN
- the dapE gene encoding succinyl-diaminopimelate desuccinylase, encoding MSLDLHGDPVALTAALVDIPSESRGEQRIADEIEAALREQTSGFEVIRNADAVLARTNLGRSSRVLLAGHIDTVPAADNLPSRLADGVLHGCGTSDMKSGDAVFLHLAATIAEPAHDITLVMYDCEEIEASANGLGRIESELPDWLRADVAILGEPSGGYIEAGCQGTLRVIVSATGTRAHSARSWLGDNAIHKLGEVLARLSAYRARSVEIDGCTYREGLSAVRVDGGVAGNVIPDAASVTVNFRFAPDRSVDDALAHVHDVLDGLDVHIEMTDAAPGALPGLTAPAAAALVEAAGGQVRAKYGWTDVSRFAALGIPAVNYGPGDPNLAHRADERVDVAAITAAADVLRRYLTA
- a CDS encoding ABC-F family ATP-binding cassette domain-containing protein: MSSIVCSNLSFAWPGDSPLFAGLSFAVGDGRTGLVAPNGAGKSVLLRLIAGELPPAAGSITVDGTLGYLPQSLPFAGDATVADVLGAAAAIEALEALAGGEFGDAVFAAIGDDWDIEARALAQFDRLRLGHITLDRRVDSLSGGEIVAIGLAGQLLRRPRVLLLDEPTNNLDADARRRLYAALDEFTGCLLLVSHDRSLLDRMDRIAELRDGEIQLYGGGFTAYTEAVEDAQRTAAAKVSSAEQQLRRERRDRQLARERAARRSSTAARNSKDAGLPKIVSGAMKRRAQESAGRIDGVNAARVDDAASRVAEAERMLRDDDALTLDLPDIEVPAGRNLLTCSGIRAVDGGRVLFDDVDLAIRGPERIALTGRNGAGKSTLLRISAGAVTPESGTVQRAHGRVAYLSQRLDLLDPQRTVAESLAVSAPGLTTTRRMHLLAQFLFRGDRVDLPIGVLSGGERLRATLACVLHAEPAPHLLLLDEPTNNLDLRSIGQLQSALGAYRGALLVVSHDERFLESVDIRRWLRLSDGRLDESAERRPPETR